A region of Granulicella sibirica DNA encodes the following proteins:
- a CDS encoding TonB-dependent receptor plug domain-containing protein — translation MPERSITFAFLLLGVFGPEPASSQTATLPIDLEAMTLEQLTRVEVFTASRHLQAVQAAPASVTLVTAKEIREHGYRTLADVLQGVRGFFITNDRNYSSIGVRGFARPGDFNTRILLLVDGHRLNDNIYDEAMIGREFPIDVDLIDRIEIIRGPVSSLYGSNALFGVINIFTRRGRDVGGFELSSSIASLHSEQGRITYGRKFNKAEVLISGSFYGSRGHNALFYPEFDSPQTGDGVARHADDEQVGSALATVSFHDFTLRSVFGTREKGIPTGAYGTIFGNSGTRTTDSHGYVDLQYEHTVANSWIVMARGFYDRYGYHGTYIYPSQDDPAQISPEADFGDGRWAGGEVQLTKTVLSRNRVVAGFEFRDNLRQNQQTYDLNPYTPDLDDRRTSFVAAPYLQDEVTLTKSLILNAGLRYDYYSSTRASVDPRVALIFRPYQGTAVKLMYGEAFRAPNNYEKYYAVAPNVANPEIQPEKIRTTEGVWEQELPAHLSASVSVFYSRMDGLITQAVGTDSDSLIYQNLQQVNSVGAELEVRQEPVRGTQWVVSYSSQGTKDSDTGQFLSNSPRSLAKVSFTQKLPVANLKAGFDAQYRSRIITLSGSSISPYTLVNATLLGRSIGKHGELSLSAYNLLNKSYSDPASGANTQQAIPQDGRSLRVQITWRRSER, via the coding sequence ATGCCTGAGCGATCCATCACGTTTGCTTTCCTTCTTCTCGGCGTGTTCGGCCCAGAGCCAGCCTCAAGCCAGACAGCGACGCTACCCATCGATCTTGAAGCCATGACGCTCGAGCAATTGACGCGTGTGGAAGTCTTCACCGCGTCCCGTCACCTGCAGGCCGTTCAAGCCGCCCCCGCCTCCGTCACGCTCGTTACCGCCAAAGAGATCCGTGAGCATGGCTATCGCACGCTGGCCGATGTTCTCCAGGGCGTTCGAGGCTTCTTCATTACGAACGACCGCAACTACAGCAGCATTGGCGTCCGCGGCTTCGCGCGCCCAGGTGACTTCAATACACGCATTCTGCTGCTCGTCGACGGCCACCGGCTCAATGACAACATCTACGACGAGGCCATGATTGGCCGCGAGTTCCCCATCGATGTCGACCTGATCGACCGCATCGAGATCATCCGCGGCCCCGTCTCTTCTCTCTACGGCAGCAACGCCCTCTTCGGCGTCATCAATATCTTCACCCGGCGCGGCCGTGACGTAGGCGGCTTCGAGCTTTCCTCCTCGATCGCGTCCCTTCACTCCGAACAAGGACGCATCACGTACGGCCGCAAGTTCAACAAGGCGGAGGTCCTAATCTCCGGCAGCTTCTACGGAAGCCGCGGACACAACGCCCTCTTCTATCCTGAGTTTGATTCGCCGCAGACGGGAGACGGCGTCGCACGGCACGCCGATGACGAACAGGTCGGCAGCGCCCTCGCAACTGTTTCATTTCACGACTTCACCCTTCGCAGTGTCTTTGGTACTCGCGAGAAGGGTATTCCCACCGGAGCATACGGTACGATCTTCGGCAACAGTGGCACCCGCACCACGGACTCTCACGGCTACGTGGATCTGCAGTACGAGCATACGGTCGCCAACTCATGGATTGTGATGGCTCGAGGCTTCTACGATCGATATGGTTACCATGGCACCTACATCTACCCATCTCAGGACGATCCCGCGCAGATCAGTCCCGAGGCCGATTTTGGCGATGGCCGATGGGCGGGTGGTGAGGTCCAGCTCACGAAGACGGTCCTAAGCCGAAACCGCGTCGTGGCAGGCTTTGAGTTTCGCGACAACCTCCGGCAGAACCAGCAGACATACGATCTCAACCCGTACACACCGGATCTCGATGACCGCAGAACATCGTTTGTAGCCGCGCCTTATCTACAGGACGAAGTCACTCTTACAAAATCCCTCATCCTTAACGCCGGCCTTCGCTATGACTATTACAGCAGCACAAGGGCGAGTGTCGATCCACGCGTCGCTTTGATCTTCCGGCCTTACCAGGGAACAGCAGTCAAGCTGATGTACGGCGAGGCATTCCGGGCTCCGAATAACTACGAGAAGTATTATGCCGTGGCGCCCAACGTCGCGAACCCAGAGATTCAGCCGGAGAAGATTCGCACCACCGAGGGTGTGTGGGAGCAGGAGCTGCCCGCCCATCTCTCGGCGTCGGTCTCAGTCTTCTATAGCCGGATGGACGGCCTCATCACACAAGCCGTCGGCACGGATAGTGACTCGCTGATTTATCAAAACCTTCAGCAGGTCAACTCGGTCGGAGCAGAGCTTGAAGTGCGTCAGGAACCCGTTCGCGGAACGCAATGGGTCGTGAGTTACTCCTCCCAGGGAACGAAGGACAGCGACACCGGCCAGTTCCTCAGTAACTCACCACGCTCGCTCGCCAAGGTCAGCTTTACGCAGAAGCTTCCCGTAGCGAACCTCAAGGCCGGCTTCGATGCGCAATACAGAAGCCGCATCATCACGCTCTCCGGCTCGTCCATCTCGCCTTATACCCTGGTCAATGCCACGCTTCTCGGACGCTCGATCGGCAAACACGGAGAGCTTTCGCTCAGCGCTTACAACCTGCTGAATAAGAGCTACTCCGATCCAGCCTCGGGTGCCAATACGCAACAGGCCATCCCGCAGGACGGACGATCCTTGCGAGTCCAGATCACTTGGCGCCGCAGCGAGAGATAG